Proteins found in one Massilia sp. H6 genomic segment:
- a CDS encoding carbohydrate ABC transporter permease: MSTSLQAPAVRHDAVPAARRRRLSPARIGVYAFLFTAALYFLLPLYVMVVTSFKSMDEIRSGSVFSLPLLATTAPWQTAWTRVSGGFWNSVAITVPSTIIPILLGAINGYALSFWRPRGANVLFGVLLAGAFIPVQVMMYPLVWMMARAGVFGTLPAIVLVHVIFGMPIMTLLFRNYYASVPQELFQAARIDGGGFWRIFLQVMLPMSLPIIVVAAIMQVTGVWNDYILGLVFAGRDNAPMTVQLNNVINTTTGTRLYNVNMAATMLTAAVPLAIYFISGRWFVRGIAAGAVKG; the protein is encoded by the coding sequence TTGAGCACCAGCCTGCAGGCCCCGGCCGTGCGCCACGACGCCGTTCCGGCCGCCCGCCGCCGGCGGCTTTCGCCGGCGCGCATCGGCGTCTACGCCTTCTTGTTTACCGCCGCGTTGTACTTCTTGCTGCCGCTTTATGTCATGGTCGTCACCTCGTTCAAGTCGATGGACGAAATCCGCAGCGGCAGCGTGTTTTCGCTGCCGCTGCTGGCAACTACCGCGCCGTGGCAGACGGCATGGACCAGGGTCAGCGGCGGCTTCTGGAATTCGGTCGCGATCACGGTGCCGAGCACGATCATTCCGATCCTGCTGGGCGCAATCAACGGCTATGCGCTGTCGTTCTGGCGTCCGCGCGGCGCCAACGTGCTGTTCGGCGTGCTGCTGGCTGGCGCCTTCATACCGGTGCAGGTGATGATGTATCCGCTGGTGTGGATGATGGCGCGCGCCGGGGTGTTCGGCACCTTGCCGGCGATCGTGCTGGTCCACGTGATCTTTGGCATGCCGATCATGACGCTGCTGTTCCGGAACTACTATGCGTCGGTGCCGCAGGAGCTGTTCCAGGCGGCGCGCATCGACGGCGGCGGCTTCTGGCGCATCTTTCTGCAGGTGATGCTGCCGATGTCGCTGCCGATCATCGTGGTTGCCGCCATCATGCAAGTTACCGGCGTATGGAACGATTACATCCTCGGCCTGGTGTTCGCGGGCCGCGACAATGCGCCGATGACGGTGCAACTCAATAACGTGATCAATACCACCACCGGCACGCGCCTGTACAACGTCAACATGGCCGCGACCATGCTCACGGCCGCGGTGCCGCTGGCGATCTATTTCATCTCGGGACGCTGGTTCGTGCGCGGTATCGCCGCCGGCGCAGTAAAAGGCTAA